A window of Halictus rubicundus isolate RS-2024b unplaced genomic scaffold, iyHalRubi1_principal scaffold0152, whole genome shotgun sequence contains these coding sequences:
- the LOC143363843 gene encoding uncharacterized protein LOC143363843, with translation MTAKRKKNYQKGNSVVQPPTKRTRAVQEGRVTAVVEPPRRPLPPEVAEPPVPGSSGIFRQSDQSPQGTRGDAMPTFCSPTAHPSDSPGPSNFEDAAGDGTSAQRHSTPLPGNSGISASRRPAVDPATRLAEAIENTLLAVRESSASEANSRLVNRLTSAKALPTFSGDPFEWLHFKEAYELTSELGGFSERENIARLFGALTGEAREAVRVLLATTRDAKEVMQTLELHYGNKNLIAEKLSSAIKELPHLNSGKVNMVQFSTKLKNTVAAFKSLGLVGYLHSFDLLKSVTGKLPSALIYAFNRYAAETSPEKTNLEKMADFMHREVEVAAAAGTLSLASTSRSDPRMPTKKPRPSEAGYMMRHEPRAGKDDSDAVGCAFCRRSNHLPEACTRFLREPVNIRWRLVRKRRLCFNCLGRDHMRDDCRKGGCAVCRARHHALLHEKRSVTATSKEGRRATKAGKGAPEQAAGASSPTNDVNQGDTYALLDEGSTVTLIDRKLTRQVGVRGPKVNLALKGINDRDAVVSSSEKVSVVLRGTLESHRIEHALAVQDLDLPSQSLPDHLVKHVSDTDHVTLNAYKDAQPKLLLGQDNWPLIVTRELRNIKEHGLALSKSLLGWVLHGTIQSQRGVDRNSLEYLADRVNTLDVRKRESRQELDELVKFYFQMDDFGVRVDAKPRSVHDHAWKTLKETSRYTGDAWETGLLWRSDNVSSIDSFTTARKRLLALEKRLDRDPEYAALYYKEMERLINDGYAKKRVDDTRNARVWYLPHFGVQNASKPGRLRLVFDAAAKTKGVSLNDMLETGPDLLQPLAGVLLRFRQYAVACKADIKDMFLRVKMREEDRDAQRFLWRGRSREIEPEVYTMTSLIFGAKSSPCSAIYIKNRNAEEYKHSEPAPARSIKKNSYMDDFLVSRSCVKETLDLVRNITKINARANFKMHSWASNASAIVNAMTREESMRDGDETRLCDRRGEKVLGLFWDTKTDELAFKADTERIPAEVTRGLRKPTKREYLRVIMSIFDPLGFLAPFTVRSKILMQKIWRSGIGWDDSLRDEENVNWLAWLRTLYQVRGDRVPRCLMPTNCNQTKVQLHVFCDASLEAYAAAAYLRTEVQNGPTNVVLIMAKSRVAPLKPLSVPRMELQAALLAARLAKTLSEELDFNFNQRFLWSDSATVIRWIKGEPRIRQVFVAHRLGEIDDITEGSEWRWVPSKQNPADSATRWSNEATRTATQWYRGPEFLQKLETHWPVEKPLNDTEKKTIDNMEIRKTLVCASRSLPLANLPLAIRVLGWRGLLAVARRVQAAIDRWRSKPRTGISIESVAAAERYWYRVIQAEHFEKEINTIKNGKDLNRDSKIAGLRPYLDECGILRASGRAVNIRESEFNNHPIILDGEHPATRMLIKEFHRRFYHGSSNAVMNELRQTFYIVGLRKALRSLSKRCIVCRLQRAKPHAPMMSALPVGRVAYRQRPFSHCGIDYFGPMLVKIGRRREKRWGVLFTCLTIRAIHLELAHSLSASSTIMALQRLAARRGNPLIMYSDNGTNFKGASRELKEANAGINQEKQQGYALTKGMKWVFNPPDAPHMGGAWERLVRSVKVALQVVLREQAPTEEVLYTMLTEVEHSVNSRPLTQVPVDARDDEALTPNHFLIGSSSGNIKLGRYDAQSKCLRKQWRTAQSFADAFWKRWLREYLPSIIARPKWSERADPLKRGDLVLIVDLQAPRNNWKRGTIIEVYPGSDGEVRIAKVRTSLGDFTRPARKLVRLLKNEEV, from the exons ATGACGGCGAAAAGGAAGAAGAACTATCAAAAGGGGAACAGCGTGGTCCAGCCGCCAACGAAGAGGACTCGGGCGGTGCAAGAGGGCAGAGTGACAGCGGTCGTGGAGCCACCACGGCGCCCACTGCCACCGGAAGTTGCAGAACCGCCTGTTCCAGGATCAAGTGGGATTTTTCGTCAATCCGATCAATCGCCGCAGGGAACGAGAGGTGACGCCATGCCCACCTTCTGTTCGCCGACGGCGCACCCGAGTGACAGCCCTGGGCCATCGAACTTCGAGGACGCCGCAGGGGATGGGACATCCGCGCAGCGTCACAGCACCCCATTGCCAGGTAATTCGGGTATTTCGGCAAGCAGGCGTCCAGCCGTCGATCCGGCGACGCGTTTGGCGGAAGCAATAGAAAACACCCTGCTCGCGGTGAGGGAGTCTTCCGCGAGCGAGGCGAATTCGCGGCTCGTCAACCGACTAACCTCCGCGAAAGCCTTGCCAACCTTTTCGGGCGATCCGTTTGAGTGGCTTCATTTCAAGGAAGCGTACGAGCTGACGTCGGAGCTCGGCGGCTTCAGCGAACGCGAAAATATCGCGCGGTTGTTCGGAGCCTTGACAGGCGAAGCGCGCGAAGCCGTGCGAGTGTTACTAGCGACGACCCGCGACGCTAAGGAAGTGATGCAAACGCTTGAGTTACATTATGGCAACAAGAATTTGATCGCCGAGAAACTCTCCAGCGCAATAAAGGAATTGCCTCACCTAAACTCGGGAAAGGTTAACATGGTGCAGTTCTCTACGAAGCTGAAAAACACGGTCGCGGCCTTCAAATCATTAGGACTTGTCGGTTATCTACACAGTTTTGATCTACTGAAGAGCGTTACGGGCAAATTACCATCGGCCTTGATATACGCCTTTAATAGATACGCGGCCGAAACGTCCCCGGAAAAGACAAACTTGGAAAAGATGGCCGACTTTATGCACCGAGAGGTAGAAGTGGCGGCAGCGGCCGGGACGTTGAGCTTAGCATCAACCTCGCGGTCGGACCCTAGGATGCCGACGAAAAAACCGCGGCCTTCCGAGGCGGGCTACATGATGAGACACGAACCGCGCGCGGGAAAGGATGATAGCGACGCGGTGGGTTGCGCGTTTTGTCGAAGATCGAATCACTTGCCCGAAGCCTGTACACGCTTCCTTCGGGAACCAGTGAACATTCGTTGGCGCCTAGTTAGGAAACGGCGATTATGCTTTAACTGCTTGGGACGTGACCACATGCGAGACGACTGTAGGAAAGGAGGTTGTGCCGTGTGTCGGGCGCGACACCACGCACTTTTGCACGAGAAGAGGTCGGTTACAGCGACAAGTAAAGAAGGTCGAAGGGCGACGAAAGCCGGCAAAGGTGCACCTGAACAAGCAGCTGGCGCCTCATCGCCGACCAATGACGTCAATCAAGG GGATACCTATGCACTACTCGATGAGGGCTCTACGGTCACGCTGATTGACAGGAAATTAACACGGCAAGTGGGGGTGAGAGGTCCGAAGGTAAATCTCGCGTTGAAAGGAATAAATGATCGAGATGCTGTGGTCTCGAGCAGCGAGAAAGTTAGTGTGGTTCTACGCGGAACACTAGAGAGCCATCGCATTGAGCACGCGTTAGCGGTACAGGATTTAGATCTTCCCAGTCAATCTCTTCCAGATCATCTTGTAAAACACGTAAGTGATACGGATCACGTGACCTTGAACGCGTATAAAGACGCACAGCCCAAATTACTTTTGGGCCAAGATAATTGGCCTCTAATAGTTACACGTGAGTTACGAAACATAAAGGAGCATGGCCTCGCGCTTTCGAAGTCTCTTCTAGGCTGGGTCTTACACGGGACGATACAGTCGCAGAGAGGTGTCGACCGAAATTCGCTAGAATACTTAGCCGACCGCGTCAACACATTAGACGTAAGGAAACGCGAGAGCCGCCAAGAGCTCGACGAATTAGTcaagttttattttcaaatGGACGATTTTGGCGTCCGGGTTGATGCTAAACCTAGAAGCGTTCACGATCATGCCTGGAAGACGTTGAAAGAAACGAGTCGCTACACAGGCGATGCTTGGGAGACCGGCCTGCTTTGGAGATCCGATAATGTTTCAAGTATTGACAGTTTCACGACGGCGCGGAAGAGACTCCTTGCGTTGGAGAAAAGGCTGGACCGCGATCCGGAATACGCCGCGTTGTATTACAAGGAAATGGAGCGGCTCATCAATGACGGATACGCTAAaaagagggtagatgatacgcGAAACGCGCGCGTTTGGTATCTGCCACATTTTGGGGTACAAAATGCTAGTAAGCCGGGAAGATTGAGGCTGGTGTTCGATGCTGCCGCTAAAACAAAGGGTGTTTCCCTAAACGACATGCTCGAGACTGGGCCGGACCTGTTGCAGCCATTGGCAGGTGTATTGCTACGCTTTCGCCAATACGCGGTGGCGTGCAAGGCAGACATCAAGGACATGTTTTTACGTGTAAAGATGAGGGAGGAAGATCGCGACGCGCAGCGTTTCCTATGGCGCGGTCGTAGTCGCGAAATAGAGCCGGAGGTTTACACGATGACAAGCCTGATATTCGGGGCGAAATCATCACCGTGCAGCgcgatatatataaaaaatcgTAACGCGGAGGAATACAAGCATTCGGAACCCGCACCCGCCAgaagcataaaaaaaaatagctacATGGACGACTTCCTAGTAAGCCGAAGTTGTGTGAAAGAAACGCTAGATCTCGTTCGAAACATAACGAAAATTAATGCTCGCGCAAACTTCAAGATGCACAGTTGGGCAAGCAACGCGTCGGCGATAGTCAACGCGATGACTAGGGAGGAGTCCATGAGGGATGGCGATGAAACGCGACTCTGTGACCGACGAGGAGAGAAGGTGTTGGGCCTCTTCTGGGACACGAAGACGGACGAATTGGCATTCAAAGCGGATACGGAAAGGATCCCCGCAGAGGTGACGCGTGGACTCAGGAAACCAACGAAACGCGAATATTTGCGCGTCATCATGTCGATCTTCGATCCTCTCGGCTTCCTCGCCCCCTTTACGGTGAGATCCAAGAtattaatgcagaaaatttggCGTAGCGGAATCGGCTGGGACGACTCATTACGAGACGAAGAAAACGTCAATTGGCTAGCCTGGTTACGAACACTATACCAGGTACGAGGCGATCGCGTTCCGCGCTGCCTAATGCCAACCAACTGCAATCAGACAAAAGTGCAGCTACATGTTTTCTGCGACGCGAGTTTAGAAGCGTATGCTGCGGCCGCGTAtttgagaacagaagtgcagAACGGTCCGACTAATGTCGTCTTAATTATGGCGAAATCAAGAGTAGCACCCCTCAAGCCGCTCTCCGTTCCTCGGATGGAACTGCAGGCTGCGTTACTGGCGGCAAGATTAGCAAAAACCCTCTCGGAAGAACTTGATTTCAACTTTAATCAGCGTTTCCTATGGTCCGACTCGGCCACAGTTATCAGATGGATAAAAGGAGAACCGCGAATCCGGCAGGTTTTCGTTGCGCACCGACTAGGAGAGATCGACGACATCACGGAGGGCTCGGAATGGCGATGGGTCCCGTCGAAACAGAATCCCGCGGATAGCGCGACGCGTTGGTCCAACGAAGCAACCCGCACGGCTACTCAATGGTATCGTGGGCCCGAATTCCTGCAGAAACTGGAAACCCATTGGCCGGTGGAAAAGCCACTCAACGATACCGAGAAGAAGACGATAGATAACATGGAAATCCGCAAGACCCTCGTGTGCGCTTCGCGTTCATTGCCGTTGGCGAATCTTCCACTAGCGATAAGAGTTTTGGGATGGAGGGGTTTATTGGCCGTAGCTAGACGAGTACAAGCTGCGATAGACCGCTGGCGAAGTAAACCGCGAACGGGAATAAGCATCGAGAGCGTAGCGGCGGCCGAGCGATATTGGTATCGTGTGATCCAGGCCGAGCACTTCGAGAAGGAAATCAACACCATCAAAAATGGGAAAGACTTAAATAGAGACAGTAAAATCGCGGGGTTAAGGCCATACTTAGACGAATGCGGGATATTGAGAGCAAGCGGACGAGCGGTTAACATTCGCGAATCCGAATTTAATAATCACCCAATAATCCTGGACGGCGAGCACCCGGCCACGCGGATGCTCATAAAAGAGTTTCACAGGCGCTTTTATCACGGAAGCAGCAATGCGGTCATGAACGAGCTGCGACAAACCTTTTACATAGTGGGGTTAAGGAAGGCCCTGCGTTCGTTGTCGAAGAGATGCATAGTGTGTCGGTTGCAGCGCGCCAAACCGCACGCTCCCATGATGTCTGCACTACCCGTGGGGCGTGTAGCGTACCGACAAAGACCGTTCAGCCATTGTGGGATTGACTATTTCGGCCCCATGTTGGTGAAAATCGGCCGGAGAAGAGAAAAACGTTGGGGAGTGCTCTTCACTTGCCTCACTATACGAGCTATTCATTTGGAGCTAGCCCACAGCTTGAGCGCGAGCTCCACCATAATGGCTTTGCAACGGTTAGCTGCACGTCGAGGCAACCCCCTTATCATGTACAGCGATAATGGGACGAATTTTAAGGGCGCAAGTCGAGAACTTAAAGAAGCGAATGCCGGGATCAACCAAGAGAAACAGCAAGGATACGCGTTGACGAAGGGCATGAAATGGGTCTTTAATCCACCGGACGCCCCACACATGGGTGGGGCGTGGGAACGCTTAGTGAGATCCGTGAAAGTCGCGTTACAAGTGGTCTTGCGCGAACAAGCTCCTACAGAAGAAGTGCTATATACGATGTTGACAGAGGTAGAGCACTCTGTGAATTCGCGCCCGTTAACCCAGGTACCTGTAGATGCTCGGGATGACGAAGCACTGACGCCGAACCACTTTTTAATAGGCTCCTCGTCAGGAAACATAAAATTGGGGAGATACGATGCTCAATCCAAGTGTTTGCGAAAGCAATGGAGGACGGCGCAAAGCTTTGCCGACGCCTTTTGGAAGCGTTGGCTACGGGAGTACCTCCCGTCGATAATAGCACGACCAAAATGGTCAGAAAGGGCGGATCCGCTAAAGCGGGGTGACCTCGTGCTCATTGTCGATTTGCAAGCGCCACGAAATAATTGGAAAAGAGGGACGATCATCGAGGTATACCCTGGGTCAGATGGGGAAGTGAGGATAGCAAAAGTGCGTACTTCGTTGGGTGACTTCACGCGTCCGGCGCGAAAACTTGTCCGACTATTAAAAAATGAGGAAGTATAA